A region from the Desulfosoma sp. genome encodes:
- a CDS encoding ATP-binding cassette domain-containing protein has protein sequence MPVIQGEGLRKSFGSVEAVSGISFHVDEGEIFGLLGPSGVGKTTTVNMLTGLARLDAGTVMIAENDYSRNPKTTQHRIGVAPDESNLYPELTGFQNLCFCGALYGMPRREWERRGRTSEGFGPGGRRS, from the coding sequence GTGCCCGTGATTCAGGGGGAAGGACTTCGAAAGAGCTTTGGTTCCGTGGAAGCCGTCTCCGGCATTTCTTTCCATGTGGACGAAGGAGAAATCTTTGGATTGCTCGGGCCCAGCGGGGTCGGCAAAACCACAACCGTCAATATGCTCACGGGTCTGGCTCGCCTTGACGCCGGAACCGTGATGATCGCTGAAAACGACTACTCACGAAACCCTAAAACGACTCAGCATCGGATCGGTGTGGCGCCGGATGAAAGCAATCTTTATCCGGAATTGACCGGCTTTCAAAACCTGTGCTTCTGTGGAGCGCTCTATGGAATGCCCCGCCGGGAATGGGAACGACGTGGAAGAACTTCTGAAGGCTTTGGGCCTGGCGGACGCCGCTCATAG